The Terriglobales bacterium nucleotide sequence CGAGTGCGGTCTATGGGGATGGGCAAGACAAAATTCCAATATGTATCTCCTCCTGCGGCAGGCAAGCGAAACGGCTTCTGCGCACGAAGAACCAGGTCGGGCTTACCGAGCTGCCATCCCTCGACAAACCGAGGCTGCGAGGGCAGTTCACCCCGAGGCCCTTCGAGCACACCACCCTCGACCCACTTCTGGAGGAGCGTGATCTGTTCATCTGACAATCTTCGCTCGCCATCAAATTTCAGCTTGCCTGGCTCGGGTTGCCACGGCGGCATGAATCGAGACCGCGTGACTTCAGCGATCTGCCGCGCGTGGCTCCTGACATCCTGATAGCTGAGCAAGGGAAAGGGGCCTGCTCCGCCCGGATGATGGCATCCTGCGCAGTTGTGGAAGATGATGGGAGCGATGTCGTGGGTGAATGTGACGTTTGGCTGGTCCGACTGGGGTGGCGATCCCGCGAGACTTGTAAGCTGCGCCAGGGTGGCAGCCGCAGCCAGGGCCAAAGCCGCAGCGGCGAGGCCTGCAGCGATCCTGGGGCCAATGGAGTTCATTGAAGATCGGAGATGTAGCAACCCACAGCGGGGGTGGAGGTCACCGCCGGCCGCTTGCCATTCATGGCGGCGGAAATCGCGTCTGCCAGATCGTGCGTGGTTGGAGCTTGCCGGGAGTGGCCGAAATCTTGGTACCAATTGTCGATGCGACCGTGATAGACGAGTTCCCCGGTTACATTGAAGACGGCTGCTTCGGGCGTCACTTCCACATGGCTCAGCTTCACGAGCGCATGCTGCGGATCTTGCAGGGCGGAGAGCCGGTACCCATACTGCTGCAGATGTTGCCGAATCGAAGCCGGGCTTTCCGATTTCGCAGGATAGACCAGCCAAAATGTGCTTTTTGCGGCGTATTGCGAGCTGAGTTTTTGGATCGCGGGGGCGTAACGATTGGAGATAGGGCAGTCCGTGCGCACAAAAATCAAGACCGCAATTTTCCCCCCGCTTGCCTGCAGGGGATCGACTGGCTCGCCTGCGAGGTTGATGGCACTCGCCGGCCTTGAGTCCGCGGCTTCAGCGCAAATTTCGTAGGCAAAGGAGGACGCAATGACCGCGGCGACAACTGCCGCGAGAAGCTCGCAACGTCTAAGGTTGAGATGCGTGACAGAGCGGCCCATAGAGAGTCAGCCGGTTCAGTATCGTTTCTATCGATTGTCTGTTGCGCAGCTATTCTAGCGCTATCCTCACGCCATTCGGATGTGAATCCGAAGCCGATGGCGGGGAAACGGGTGCGGCCTTGCCAAACCCGGTGGGAAGCCGTGCGGAGCAACCTCTTTCTGGTTCGCGAGGGCGAGAACCTCCGCCGACTTCTTCCCAGAGCTACCACACAACTCCCAGAGGGAAATTGGAATCATAAAGAGGTTTTTCTTGCTGTGGGGGCGGGTGAGGATTTCCGGGCTATTGGCGATAATCGCAATCGTCGCAGAGCTGGCGGCTTGCGGAGGATCGGCTGGAACGCACAGCAGTCCCGGTCCGACGACGACCACGAGTGCCAGCGTTCCTGCCACCGGTCATGTATTCCTGGTCGTTGAAGAGAACCAAAGCTATTCGGACGTGATCGGGAATGCGGCGATGCCATACATAAATTCGCTTGCTGCGAAGTACTCACTGGCCACGCAATATTTCGCTGATATACATCCCTCGATCGGAAATTACTTCATGCTCACCACCGGCCAGATCATCACCAATGATGACACCCTGGCGACGAATGTGGATGTAGACAATCTTGCGCACGAATTAACCGCGGCAGGGAAGAGCTGGAGGTCGTACGCGGAGAGCCTCCCGCAACGTGGTTATGCCGGCGGCGACACTGGGTTGTACGTGAAGCGTCACAATCCATTTGCGTATTTCACCGATGTAGCCACCGATCCTTCGCAAGCGGCCAATCTGGTGCCGTTTTCGCAATTCGCGGCTGACCTGGCGAACAATACACTGCCGAACTTCTCCTTTATCGTGCCGAACGTTAACGACGATTCTCACAATGGCTCACAGGCGGCCTCCGATGACTGGCTGCGGAACAACATCGCACCGCTGCTAGCCAGCCCGGTGTTCCAGCAGGACGGATTGCTCATTATCGTGTACGACGAGAGCGAGATACTTGATGTGGAGCACGGCGGAGGACACATCGCCGCGATCCTGGTGGGACCGAAGGTTAAGCAAGGCTTCCAGTCGACGACCGTTTATCAGCATGAGAGTACGTTGCGTCTGATTCTGCAGGCGCTGGGGGTGAATTCGTTTCCAGGAAATTCAGCGAGTGCGCCGTCGATGCCGGAGTTCTTCAATTGATAGCAGTCAGTAATCAGTATTCAGCTAATCAGTATTCAGCTAATCAGTTTAAAAGCTCAGAGAGAAAAACTGCAGATCCAGCGGCGTGTCGAGTCGAGCTGCGCTCGACCTGAACGGACGAGGACGTCCGTTCCCACGTAGTCTTCTGGCAAGACAAGATCAACTACGCCACCCTAGCCAAAGAACCGGCTGGGATGAGGCACCCTCAAGTTGCTTAGCTGCCCAAAGCTCCTACCCGCATCATTACGCATGCGCGCAGAAATCAGTCCCAGGTGGCGCCGCGGATGCCTAAGAGGGTGTCCCACTCCTGCTGGGTAAGTTCGACGTTGAAGCTGTCGTGGAGTTCCAGCCAAGCTCTCACCAGATCCTTGCGGCTGCTGTAGACCATGGGCGGGTCGAACGTATCGAGTTCAACGATGGCGCCTTGAATTTCCGCCAACCGGGTACGCTCCGAGCGCAGCAGAATATGCTTGCGGGCCTCGATGCGGGGGACGATGGAATTGATGCTTTCGTCCAGGTAGGCCCAGACTCGGCCATCGGCAGTGGTGAACTGGAAATCCGGCCAGTGGTGGGCGATTTCACGCAAGTATCGGCACAGTGGGAAGCTCAGAGGCATGGGTCACCGGTATATCAGACGAAGCAGGGTTGTGTGATGCTCGATGGATTGGGATCGAAAGTGGCTACGTTTATGACGCGAGACGCGGGGCCGGCGATTCCGGGAGTGAATTTGATCAAGCGCCAGCAGCCAGGCTAGGCAGAAGAATGAAAGCACCGACGCCAGAAGGACGCTGATGAAGAGCCAAGACATTTGTATCCCCTCGGACCGCTCGACTGCCGCAATCTGGGGGAGCGACGTTGGTGCAGGGTGCACGTGTGTGACCAAAAATCACGCTGAAAATACGAGGTTTGACCTACGCGGCTGTGCAATCTCTTGCACATGGAGAGGGCAAGCGGGAAAGTCCCGGGATTTCTGCTTTTGGGGCGCTAGCGCTCCCGATTCAGCGAATAGCCGATAGAAACGCCGAAGCGTTCTTCATGGCTGCTGCTGAACTCGATGTTGTTGTGGACCAGATAGACGTGGGCCTCAGGCCGCACGAAGAGATTGCCATGCACGTAGAAACGGATCCCCCCACCAAAGTGACCCATGAAGTGGTTACTGCTGGTGTAGTTGGTACAGCCCGCAAAGCCGCATAGGAAGTCAGAATTGTAGAAGCGAACGCTTTGGGCGCCGATGCCGCCCTCAAGTTCTGCCGCGGCGCTGCGTCCCAGGGGTGGCGCCCATACACCGTTGAAGTCCCAGAGAATGGGACGAAACGGCTGGAATCCCTGATAGATGCTTTGGCTGGCTCTCCAATAGAGCTCGCCGCCAACACCAAAAGCATGCCGGAGGAGGAAATCACCGCTGAACCCGGGATAAGCTCCGCCACTGATGGTTTGGGCGGCGTGATCTCCGGATGCACTGGAGGAAGATGGGGCGACGAGGGTGCTGACACCGAAAGCGGCATCGATCTGCTGTGCATAGAGAGGCAAGCGCAACAGAGAGTACACACCGAAAGCGGCGACCATGAGCAGCTTGCGCACGACAGTCTCCTTTAGGAACGCGAGATCCGGCTGATTCACGTTCTGAGTGCGGATCAGCACACCATCTAAACCATCTTAGATTCGGCCGCAGAATACAAAGGTTGCAGATGGACTCGCGAGCGAAAACCGGAAGGACAACACCTGCGGTAATAGAATCCAGACAACTCACGGCTGTTCCCATGCGAAGGCGCTTCGGCATCCTTCTTTTTGCGATTGCCTGGACCGGGTTTGCGCAGACAACGGCCGAGTTGCCCTATCAGGTGGCTCGGTACGAGCCGGTACTGGAGAACAACTACGTTGACGTTTACCGGTTGAGACTGGCTCCCCACTTCCGCACTCCGCTATTTCAGAATGTGCACGACGTGGTCTGGGTGGCGCTGGAAGACTCGACACCGAGGTTCGTTATGTCCTCCGGACAGAAGGTGCGCCAGGAACTCACCGCGGGGGACGCGCGCTTCTTTCATAGCTTTTCGGTGCGATCGGTTGTGAACGATTCTTCGCTGACAGTGGAAGCTGTGGTGATCACGCTGAAGCCGCGGGGAGGGGCCACGAGCCGATGCGAGTGTGGTGGCGATGCCGAGAGCGCGCTGTGCGGATGCGCGAATGCAAAACCTATGCCGCCGCTGTGGGCGGTGAGCATGGGCAGGATCACGCTGGCGGGAACGACGCTGGACCCGCAGCAGTCTTTTCAAAGAGCAAGCGTCCGTAACGACACGCTGATCGTTGCAATCACGCCGTTGGAGCTCGTGGACGTCGCAACACCGGGCGAGGCGCGCAGAATCGCGGTTCCTGCTGGAGGAGTGACGTGGTTGGAGGCGGGGCGGCACCGGCTGAAGAACAGTGGTGGAAGGGAAGAGAGATTTCTTTCGATCGAGTTCTAGTATCGGAGGAAGTTAGGATCGGGTGATCGGGTGAAGTG carries:
- a CDS encoding cytochrome c; the encoded protein is MNSIGPRIAAGLAAAALALAAAATLAQLTSLAGSPPQSDQPNVTFTHDIAPIIFHNCAGCHHPGGAGPFPLLSYQDVRSHARQIAEVTRSRFMPPWQPEPGKLKFDGERRLSDEQITLLQKWVEGGVLEGPRGELPSQPRFVEGWQLGKPDLVLRAQKPFRLPAAGGDTYWNFVLPIPIDRTRWVKAVEIRPGDKRVVHHANMLVDRLGRAREMEAEPGAGFGGMET
- a CDS encoding redoxin domain-containing protein translates to MGRSVTHLNLRRCELLAAVVAAVIASSFAYEICAEAADSRPASAINLAGEPVDPLQASGGKIAVLIFVRTDCPISNRYAPAIQKLSSQYAAKSTFWLVYPAKSESPASIRQHLQQYGYRLSALQDPQHALVKLSHVEVTPEAAVFNVTGELVYHGRIDNWYQDFGHSRQAPTTHDLADAISAAMNGKRPAVTSTPAVGCYISDLQ
- a CDS encoding alkaline phosphatase family protein; translation: MAIIAIVAELAACGGSAGTHSSPGPTTTTSASVPATGHVFLVVEENQSYSDVIGNAAMPYINSLAAKYSLATQYFADIHPSIGNYFMLTTGQIITNDDTLATNVDVDNLAHELTAAGKSWRSYAESLPQRGYAGGDTGLYVKRHNPFAYFTDVATDPSQAANLVPFSQFAADLANNTLPNFSFIVPNVNDDSHNGSQAASDDWLRNNIAPLLASPVFQQDGLLIIVYDESEILDVEHGGGHIAAILVGPKVKQGFQSTTVYQHESTLRLILQALGVNSFPGNSASAPSMPEFFN